From uncultured Desulfobacter sp.:
AAGCCTCAAAGCTCTTTTCGTCTCGTCTATAGCACCTTCAATATTGCCGGCCTCTTCACACACCCTTGCCTCAAGTAGATGAAGCTTTGCCTTTTCTGGGTGATTGGCAGTCTCAACAACACTTTTTATCTTTGTATCCAGGGCGGCCAAGGTTAATGGTTTAAGAAGATATCCCTCCACTTCGTATTCTGCAGCATCAGTCACAATGTCGCGTTCGTTTTCGGCTGTAACCATAATAACAGAAATGTCTCTGATGTTTTTGTCCCCGCGCAAGTGGGCCAGCATCTGACTACCGTTCATTTCCGGCATGTTCCAGTCAACAATAATTAAATCGCAGGAAGAATTTTTCAGCACATTTAAGCCTGATTTTCCACTATCCGCAAACAAAAGCTCTTTGCCGATCTCAAGATTGCGCAGCATTTTGCGCAGGGTCAGGCGCATGCTTTTCATGTCATCCACAATCAATATGGTCATGGTTTTAATATCAATCATAAAAGGGCTTTCTCGTTAAACCGATTCAAACATTCCTTAAGCGTTTCGGGTACAACCAATGTGTCCAACCGCACACCATTACCGGCCTGGGTTTCCATGTCAAGGGCGGCAAGTCTTAACTGCTCTGCATTTACATTGGCGGCAGCGCCTTTTAACGCATGGGCGCAGGCCTTGACATATTCAGGATCAAAGGGCTCTTTTGTAACAGCCGACACAAGGTTCTCAACAAGCTCCTCCACTTCCTGAAAAAATGACTCAAGGATTTCTGCAGCTAATTGCTCGTCATTGCCAAAGCGTTCAAGAAATTCGGTCCTGTCAAATACAGGTACGGGCGCATCGTTATCTTCCAAAACTGCGGAGATCTGATCTTGTTTTTCAACGTCATGAATTTCACGATCAGGCATGTCAAAATCCGGGGATTCAACTGTCTGCGAAGCCAACGCTTCTGATTTATAAGCATTAATAATTTCAATCAAAGCCTGGGGATTAACAGGTTTTGAAATAAAATCATCCATCCCCGCCTCTTTACATTGCTTTCGATCCCTTTCAAAGGCGTTTCCGGTCATGGCAATAACCGGCGTCGTAATAAGCTTTTCCAAGGCTTCATATTCCCGGATTTGACGACAGGCTTCATAGCCGTCCATTTCCGGCATCTGGCAGTCCATGAAGATCAAATCGTATTTATTCTTCCGTGCCTTTTTAACAGCCTGGATTCCGTTGGATGCCGATTCGGTCTGGTATCCATGCTTTCGTATAATAGCCTTTGCCGTCAAAACATTGGATTCAATGTCATCCACAATTAAAATTTTAAATGCTCTTTTCAGGCGTTCTGCAAGGGCATAGCGGGTAATAATGGCCTGGCTGCTTTTCTGGTAGGCCGGTGAAAGCACTGTGTGGACGGCATCCTGGAGAATGGTTTTGTCCAGAGGAAAGCTTAAAAAGGCTGAAAAGCCCAAGCCTTCAAATTCCTTTGCATCCCCCTGCTTTCCCACACCAGTGACGAGAATGCACGCAAGGCCTTTCAATTCAGGATCATGGCTGATTTTTCGGCCAATGATCCTTGCATATTGATCGGATTCATTTACTTCCATAAGAACCACATGAAAGGGGGTTAAACTTGTGTTTGCAAGGGTAACAAGTTCAATAACTCGACTGTGTTCGCAAGTCGTATAATTAAACCCGCTCCGGTCAAGTATTTTAGTCAGCCGGGTGCTGGGTTCCGGGTTGTCAGACACGACGGCCACCCGGATTTTGATGACGGGAACGGCAGACGGGTCCTTGACAATCTCTTCGGGCAGCTGTTTTTCAAAGGGCGCTTCAAACCAGAACGTGGAACCAATCATTTCAATACTGTCCACACCCACCTGGCCACCCATTAATTCAATGAACAGTTTTGATATGTATAAACCAAGGCCGGTGCCGCCATATTTCTTTGTTATGGACGTATCGGCCTGGACAAAGGGCGAAAAAAGGCTTTTGAGTACTTTCTCGTCCATACCGATACCTGTATCATCTACGCTGAAATGAATCAGCGCTTGCGCGTCTTTGTCCTCTTTAAGTGTTACATTCAGGGTCACAGACCCGGTTTCAGTAAATTTGATGGCATTGCTTGTAAAATTTAAGATCACCTGGCGTATTCTGCCGATATCGCCTTTAAGCAATCTTGGCACATCCGTGCATATATTATAGATAAACTCAAGTCCTTTTTGTCTGGCCTGAAGTTCAGGTAAAGAGACAATATCCTTAATGGCGATTTCAAGATCAAAGGGACGGATATCAAGTTCAATTTTACCGGCCTCAATTTTGGACAGATCCAGAATGTCATTAACAATAGTCAAAAGGGCTCTGGCGCTGTTATAGGCAATGTCTGCGTACCGTCTTTGCTCGGTGTCAAGCTTAGAGTCAAGAAGGACGTGAAGCATGCCTAAAACCCCGTTCATGGGATTTCGTATTTCATGGCTGATGTTGGCCAAAAATCGATCCTTAACCTCAATGGCGTTTTTGGCATCTTTCTGAACTTTTTCAGAAAATTCAACGACAGCCTGCTGTTCCGTAATAAGCGCCTGCTGTTTTTTGAGCACTAAAAACAGGACAGATCCAATACCGGAAAACAAAATGATA
This genomic window contains:
- a CDS encoding response regulator: MTTDQHQSIRLSFIITAIIFCLAGIGLYAKTFALVAPSVATVCLIWAAYHFLGGRSVRRSIIRGRSILLIFAAYITWFACLTGGIFSPGLFFFIIVLTGTVLFTDLSGFLFICGLCTALLAFFYFGPSWGPGVLNLNEFRLVFFIILFSGIGSVLFLVLKKQQALITEQQAVVEFSEKVQKDAKNAIEVKDRFLANISHEIRNPMNGVLGMLHVLLDSKLDTEQRRYADIAYNSARALLTIVNDILDLSKIEAGKIELDIRPFDLEIAIKDIVSLPELQARQKGLEFIYNICTDVPRLLKGDIGRIRQVILNFTSNAIKFTETGSVTLNVTLKEDKDAQALIHFSVDDTGIGMDEKVLKSLFSPFVQADTSITKKYGGTGLGLYISKLFIELMGGQVGVDSIEMIGSTFWFEAPFEKQLPEEIVKDPSAVPVIKIRVAVVSDNPEPSTRLTKILDRSGFNYTTCEHSRVIELVTLANTSLTPFHVVLMEVNESDQYARIIGRKISHDPELKGLACILVTGVGKQGDAKEFEGLGFSAFLSFPLDKTILQDAVHTVLSPAYQKSSQAIITRYALAERLKRAFKILIVDDIESNVLTAKAIIRKHGYQTESASNGIQAVKKARKNKYDLIFMDCQMPEMDGYEACRQIREYEALEKLITTPVIAMTGNAFERDRKQCKEAGMDDFISKPVNPQALIEIINAYKSEALASQTVESPDFDMPDREIHDVEKQDQISAVLEDNDAPVPVFDRTEFLERFGNDEQLAAEILESFFQEVEELVENLVSAVTKEPFDPEYVKACAHALKGAAANVNAEQLRLAALDMETQAGNGVRLDTLVVPETLKECLNRFNEKALL